One genomic window of Sporosarcina ureae includes the following:
- the guaA gene encoding glutamine-hydrolyzing GMP synthase, translated as MSNAPVLAGQEKIVVLDYGSKYNQLFTRTIREFGVYSELHAHTTTIEEIKKMNPVGIVLSGGSASVGDEKAYAIDPAIFELGIPVLGISYGAQVIVDHLGGKIEKNTGNESKEETLTVDTTSTLFAGQADKQNVWVSHSANIAELPEGFTASAKDSTGNIAATSNDGQQIYAIQFHPEDYRSENGKDFLRNFVFEICKASGDWTMDRFIEIEIEKIRSVVGDRKVLCALSGGVDSSVVAALIDRAIGNQLTCIFVDHGLLRKGEVESVVKTFSEQFSMHFIKVDARERFLKKLEGVTDPEQKRKIIGNEFIYVFDEESAKLDGIKYLAQGTIYADIIESGTATSATIKSHHNVGGLPEDMDFELIEPLRALFKDEVRAVGAELGLPEEIVNRQPFPGPGLGVRVLGEITEDKLEIVRDADFILRDEIAKAGLDRSIWQYFAVLPNIRSVGVRNEQRSYDYAIGIRAVHSVDGMTADWARIPFDVLEKISTRITTEVDQVNRVVYDITAKPPGTIEWE; from the coding sequence TTGTCAAATGCTCCTGTGTTAGCCGGACAAGAAAAAATTGTAGTTCTCGATTACGGCAGTAAGTATAATCAGCTCTTCACGCGTACAATCCGCGAATTCGGTGTGTATAGTGAGTTACACGCACATACAACAACAATTGAGGAAATTAAAAAAATGAATCCAGTCGGTATTGTACTTTCCGGCGGTTCAGCATCTGTTGGAGACGAGAAAGCGTATGCTATTGATCCAGCAATATTCGAATTAGGTATTCCTGTATTAGGCATCAGTTATGGAGCTCAAGTAATCGTCGATCATTTAGGCGGAAAAATAGAAAAGAATACAGGCAACGAAAGCAAAGAAGAAACGTTGACAGTGGATACGACGTCTACATTGTTTGCTGGTCAAGCCGACAAACAAAATGTTTGGGTGAGCCATAGCGCTAATATTGCAGAGTTACCTGAAGGCTTTACTGCATCTGCAAAAGACTCCACTGGCAATATTGCAGCGACTTCAAATGATGGACAACAGATTTATGCGATTCAATTCCATCCCGAAGATTATCGTTCAGAAAACGGAAAAGATTTCCTGCGTAACTTTGTTTTTGAAATTTGTAAAGCTTCAGGCGACTGGACAATGGATCGTTTCATTGAAATTGAAATAGAGAAGATCCGCTCGGTAGTTGGCGATCGTAAAGTACTTTGCGCACTAAGTGGCGGAGTTGACTCTTCAGTGGTAGCTGCTTTGATCGACCGTGCAATAGGGAATCAGTTGACATGTATTTTTGTTGACCACGGATTACTTCGTAAAGGCGAAGTCGAAAGTGTAGTTAAGACCTTCAGTGAACAGTTCAGCATGCACTTCATTAAAGTAGATGCACGAGAACGCTTCTTGAAAAAGTTGGAAGGTGTTACAGACCCTGAGCAAAAACGTAAGATTATCGGTAATGAATTTATTTACGTATTTGATGAAGAGTCAGCTAAATTAGATGGCATCAAATACTTAGCGCAAGGTACGATTTATGCAGATATTATCGAAAGTGGAACTGCAACTTCTGCAACTATTAAGTCTCATCATAATGTGGGTGGTTTGCCTGAAGACATGGACTTCGAGTTAATCGAGCCATTACGCGCATTATTTAAAGATGAAGTACGTGCGGTAGGAGCAGAACTTGGATTGCCTGAAGAAATCGTTAACCGTCAACCATTCCCAGGTCCGGGACTTGGGGTTCGTGTGCTTGGTGAAATTACGGAAGATAAGCTTGAAATCGTTCGCGATGCAGACTTTATCTTACGTGATGAAATCGCAAAGGCTGGACTCGATCGTTCAATTTGGCAATATTTCGCAGTATTACCGAATATCCGCAGTGTAGGTGTGCGTAACGAACAACGTTCTTACGACTATGCGATTGGTATCAGAGCGGTTCATTCAGTAGATGGCATGACAGCGGACTGGGCTCGTATACCTTTCGACGTATTAGAAAAAATCAGTACTCGAATTACGACTGAAGTTGATCAAGTCAATCGTGTTGTATATGATATTACAGCGAAACCACCTGGCACAATTGAGTGGGAATAA
- a CDS encoding NCS2 family permease yields MKKHFEFDKLGTNYRREIIGGITTFLAMAYILAVNPIMLSLDVVPDLPDSMRMDKGAVFVATALAAAVGTLFMGLIAKYPIGLAPGMGLNAFFAFTVVLTYGIPWQTGLTGVLFSGLIFIVLSLTGLREIIINAIPAQLKFAVGAGIGLFITFLGLQNAKIIVADENTLVGLGDLTAGPTLLTIFGLVITIIMMGRKIKGAIFYGMIMTTVLGMAVSLIEVPHKVVDKIPSVAPTFGAAFDAIINDPGSLMTTQFLVIVITFLFVDFFDTAGTLVAVATQAGLMKEDRLPRAGKALLADSLATVTGAVMGTSTTTSYIESTAGVAAGAKTGFASIVTALLFLLALFFSPLLLVITPAVTAPALIIVGVLMVSTLGNIQWTRFEIAVPAFFTIIAMPLTYSIATGIAIGFVFYPITMLVSGRRKEIHPIMYGLFVIFILYFIFIE; encoded by the coding sequence ATGAAAAAACACTTTGAGTTTGATAAGCTTGGCACCAATTATCGTCGCGAAATCATTGGTGGAATTACTACTTTTTTAGCCATGGCATATATTTTGGCAGTAAATCCAATTATGTTATCTTTGGACGTTGTACCTGATCTGCCTGATTCCATGCGTATGGATAAAGGCGCTGTATTTGTTGCTACTGCGCTTGCAGCTGCAGTTGGAACGTTATTTATGGGCTTGATAGCCAAATATCCGATTGGTTTAGCACCGGGCATGGGTTTAAATGCATTCTTCGCTTTCACGGTAGTGCTCACTTATGGTATACCATGGCAAACAGGATTAACTGGAGTACTATTCTCTGGATTAATCTTTATAGTTCTTTCATTGACAGGATTACGAGAAATTATCATAAATGCAATACCAGCCCAGCTGAAATTTGCGGTAGGTGCAGGGATCGGTTTGTTCATTACATTCCTAGGATTACAAAACGCCAAAATTATTGTAGCAGATGAAAATACGTTAGTGGGCTTGGGTGATTTAACAGCTGGTCCTACATTGCTAACGATCTTCGGATTAGTCATCACGATTATTATGATGGGTAGAAAGATCAAGGGCGCTATTTTCTATGGCATGATTATGACCACTGTTTTAGGTATGGCGGTCAGTCTAATAGAAGTGCCACATAAAGTAGTAGATAAAATCCCGTCAGTCGCACCCACGTTTGGTGCAGCTTTCGATGCGATCATTAACGACCCAGGCTCATTGATGACAACACAATTTCTCGTTATTGTTATCACATTCCTATTCGTTGATTTCTTCGATACAGCGGGAACATTGGTTGCAGTTGCTACTCAAGCAGGTTTAATGAAGGAAGATCGTCTTCCACGTGCGGGTAAAGCATTGCTTGCGGATTCCTTGGCGACAGTAACAGGAGCAGTAATGGGTACATCCACTACGACTTCTTATATTGAATCCACTGCAGGTGTTGCAGCGGGTGCCAAAACAGGCTTTGCTTCTATTGTAACTGCCTTGTTGTTCTTACTTGCATTGTTCTTCTCTCCTTTATTACTAGTCATCACACCTGCGGTTACAGCTCCGGCTTTGATTATTGTAGGGGTATTGATGGTATCGACCTTAGGAAACATACAATGGACTCGTTTCGAAATCGCGGTTCCGGCATTCTTTACGATCATCGCTATGCCGTTGACGTACAGTATAGCGACAGGTATCGCAATCGGTTTCGTTTTCTATCCTATCACGATGCTAGTAAGCGGTAGAAGAAAAGAAATTCATCCGATTATGTACGGACTCTTTGTGATCTTCATCTTGTATTTCATTTTTATTGAATAG